The Laspinema palackyanum D2c genome segment GAGGTAGGCGATATGGAGGTTGGACGGACGGATAATTTCTCCGGCAGTGGGTTCGATTTCCCCAGCAACGATTTTGAGTTGGGTAGATTTTCCGGCCCCGTTGACGCCGACTAAACCAATGCGATCGCCCGGTTTGACTTCCCAGTTAATATCTTTGAGAACTTCGCCAGTCGGGTAAATTTTACTAATATGTTCGAGTCGTAGCATCCAATATCTCCAAGGCAGAGGGAACAAAGGCAAGTTCAGCGACGGATCCGGAAAAAACAGACGCGATCGGGGCATCTGGGGGCCGCACTATCCGTCCGGTGTAGGCTGTGTTGGGTTAATCTTAACAAAAATTAACGACTAGAGATCGTAGTTAGATGGGTGTTTTCATAAAGTTTGGCTGGGTAGGTCCATATCAACGGTTAAGTGTGGCTACGAAATGAACCGCAACGTTCGCAGATTCTTAAATGTCGCCTTGGGTTTACTGATGGCAGTCGCCTGGTCGATAGGTTTTATCCCTGATATGGCTACATCTGAAACTCCAGCGCGGGAAGAAATTCGTGGGGTCTGGTTGACCAATGTGGGGAGTGATGTCTTGTTTGTGCCTGGGGCGGTTCATCATGCCTTGCAGGAACTCTCCGACCTTAATTTTAATACAGTTTATCCCGTGGTTTGGAATCGGGGACAGACTTTTTATCCGAGTGTAGCCTCTAAGCAGGTAACTGGGCGATCGCAGGATTGGTTGCTCTCCCTGATGCGGGGCAGTAACGATGTCCTCGGGGAAATTATCGCCGATGGTCAGTCTCTGGGGTTGCGGGTGGTGCCCTGGTTTGAGTATGGGTTCATGGCACCCGCCAATTCAGAATTAGTGAAACGCCACCCAGACTGGGTAACTCGACACCAGGATAACAGTGAGAATCTGCGAGAGGAAGAATTAGCCCCAATTTTTAACGAAAATCCCTTAACGATTCAGCAGGTTTGGTTAAATCCCCTCCATCCCGAGGTGCAAAATTTTCTCCTGCGGTTAATTGTGGAAGTGGTAGCCAATTATCCCATTGATGCGATTCAATTTGATGATAATTTTGGTTTGCCGGTTGAGTTAGGATATGACCCTTATACCATCGCCCTCTATCAAGCAGAACATTGGGGAGATACTCCCCCCAGTAATCCCTATAATGCTCAGTGGGTACGTTGGCGGGCGGACAAGATTAATGATTTTATGGAACGCATCTACCAAGCGGTGCAATTTGTCAATCCTCATTGTTCGATTTCCCTGGCAGCCAATTCTCAAAGTTTTGCCTATAGTTACTATTTGCAAGATTGGTTAACTTGGGTGGAATCGGGATGGATTGATGAGTTATTTTTACAGGTGTATCATTCAGAATTAAGTCGATTTGAGACCGAGTTAGATATTTCCACGGTATGGTATGCCCGGAATTTAACTCGGGTGGGAGTAGGGATTTTAACGGGAACAATGAAACGTCCGATTTCCTTTGCCGAGATAGAAGATCGGGTTAAAGTTGCGCGCGATCGCCAATTTGCAGGATTCGCCTTTTTCTATTGGGAAAGCCTGTGGGGAAAAGTAGCATCAGAATCTCCAGAAGATCGGCGCAATAGTTTTCAAGCCCTATTTTCAGAACCGGCTATTTCCCCCGTCCCGGTGCGATCGCAACCCAAGAAACAGGACAATCCTCAAACTTAACTCCCCCCTATCCTAAACCCCGAACCTCGTTCCCAGGCTCTGCCTGGGAATGCCAAATCGGAGGCTCTGCCTCCTACTAATCGCAACATCCTAATAGAAATAAAAATAACTTACCCCAATCCATCTAAAATTACCTCTACCCCAAGACTCATAAAATATTGTCCAAAACTCCCTCAACTTTACAGAGATTTCATAAAAACCAGGCTATTTCATGATATAGTTATCCCTTGGCTAATCTGAAATCGGGTATCCTTGAGATTGATGCGCGAACAAACTTGGATCCGATGGGCATACGGAGTAATTCTAGGCGTACTAATTTCCTGGTTCCTATTTCCTTCCTTGTCCTTAGAAGCAACCCAACCCGAAACACCCGCCTCTACAGAAATTAGAGGCGTGTGGTTAACCAATGTTGCCAGTGGGGTACTCTTTACCCCCTGGGGAGTGCATCTCGCCATGCACCAACTTGGAGAACAAAATTTTAATACCCTGTATCCAGTCGTCTGGAATCGAGGCAACACCTTTTATGAAAGTGCCGTTGCTAAACGAGAAACTGGAAGGTCTCAAGCACCCTTCTTGCGGCTGTTTCATTTAGGTGCAGATGTCCTGGATGAACTCATTCAATTAGGCGATCGCCATCACATCCGAATCATCCCTTGGTTTGAATATGGATTCATGACCCCCCGCAACTCCAACTTAGCTACATTGCACCCCCAATGGCTAAGTGCAACCCAACAAGGTCAGCAAACGCCAACTGAAATCCCCGATGAACTCAATCCCGCTGATATTCCCAACCCTCCCGCTTCAAGACAAACCTGGCAACAATTTCTCGTCCCTGAAAATGTTTGGCTAAACCCCTTGCATCCTGGTGTCCAAGACTTCATCCTAGAACTAATTGTCGAATTAGTCAGCCACTATAATATCGATGGCATCCAACTCGATGACCATTTCGGAATGCCTGTCGAATCGGGTTATGATAGTTTTACCGTGGAATTATATCGCCAAGAACATCAAGGTTCACCCCCACCGGATAACCCCTACGATGCCGAATGGATGCGCTGGCGTGCAAATAAAATTTCCACCTTTATGGAAACCCTCTATCAAGCCATTAAATCCGTCAATCCCGATTGCATTGTCTCCCTTTCTCCCAACTCCCAAGACTTTGCCTATCGTAAATATCTGCAAGATTGGGGAACCTGGGTAGAACGCGGTTGGGTGGATGAATTGCTGGTTCAGGTCTATCGCAATGATTTAGATGTCTTTAAATCTGAGTTAGCCCAACCGGCAATCCAGGCAGCCCAACAGAAAATTCCCGTCGGCATCGGCATCCTCACCGGCACGTTGGTCCGTTCAGTCCCCATGAAACAAATCCAGGAACAGGTTAAAATTGTGCGCGATCGCCGCTTAAATGGAGTATCCTTTTTCTATTGGGAAACCCTCTGGAGTTATCTCACCCCAGAGTCACCCCCAGAACGGCGCAAAGCATTCCGGGAGCTATTTTCTCAACCCACCCCCTAAGCGTTCCCCGTCTCAATTCATGACGCCCCTTCTCCCTATCTCTCAACCGCTTAACCTGTCTCGGACTCCTGAGATTCCTATCCTGTTTGGATGGAGTTTTTGGGTTCAATGGGTGTTAGCCACAGGGCTAGGTTTTCTGCTCAGTTTGCTGTTTGTAGAAATCGGCGTCAGACCCCATCTCGGGGCAATTTCCGGGGCAGTGGGCAGCAGTTTCATTGCGATCGCCCAATGGTTCGTTCTCCGGCAACGTCTCTCCCACATTTCCTGGTGGATCATTGCCACCATCACCGCTTGGGTCCTGATTGGCAGTAGCAGTCTCGGTGCCCTAGGCTGGATCGCACCCCGCACCGAACTGATCACCCTCCGCCTCCTCTATGGCTTCATCGATGGCGCGATCGTCGGCATCGTCCTCGGTTTAGGCCAATGGTTTGTCCTGAATCGCTACTTCCCCAACGCCGCCTGGTGGTTACCCATCTCCTCTGTTAGTTGGGCAGTCGCCTTAGCCTCCGGATGGGTAGTCGGCGGCATCCTCCGCTCTATCACCGGCCTATTTTTTGCCGAAGTCATCGGTTTAACCATCACCTGGCTGGCGATCGCCGCACTCTCCGGTTTCGGATTCCTCCGCCTCATCCATCACAATGGCATCCAATAGCAACAGCACCCCGTAACGACTTCAGTCGCTATCCCTCATAAGTTCGTAGTAACGACTTCAGTCGTTCTCCCCTCCAATGTTCGTAGTAACGACTTCAGTCGTTCTCCCCTCCAATGTTCGTAGTAACGAACCTCCCAAGTCTTAATGCTGTTGTTAACATACAATCGCAAATCTCAACATAGTAACTCAACAACCCCCCCACAATCTGCCGAAATCTTACCCCAATTGCCTAAATGCACCGGAGAAACTCCTAAGTTTTAATGCTGTTGTTAACATACAATCGCAAATCTCAACATGGCAATACTGAAATCTTACCCCAATTGCCTAAATACACCGGAGAAACTCCCAAGTTTTAATGCTGTTGTTAACATACAATCGCAAATCTAAAAATTGCAACTCAGTGACTGCCTCCCCATCGGGCGAAAGATTAGCCAAATCGCGTAAACTCCTGTAAAAATATTAAATCTTTAAATAAAAAACCCTGAATTTCCCTAAAAATTGCCAAAATTGAGCAACGCAGTGACAAGGGTTATAGGCTATAATCAGAGGTGGAAACCAAGGGATTATTGTGTCTAATTTCAGCAAGACACCTTTCGCAACAGCCAAAACCCTTGACAAATCGTTGTCCAATCCTCGGCAACCGCAAAAATTCCACTCCCTGCCATCACCCTGCTTGCACCAGTTTTTTGAACGGTGCAAATCCCCCTGTTGACAAATCCCCCGAACTATGATATGGGAAGACCCTCTAACCCGGGATAACCCTTTCCAGGGAGAAGACAGCACTCTAAAATAGAGGGGATTAGCGCATCGTAGCGATCGCGGCTAGTCGAGACTTGTTGTTTGAGGGGAACCCGTGTTTTTTAGCATCATTATTCCAACCTATAATCGCCGACCGATTTTAGAGAAATGCCTGCGAGCATTAGAACAGCAGAAACTCAGAACCCAGACTGAAATTAGCGGCTATGAAGTCATCGTCATCGATGATGGTTCCACCGATGGAACCTTAGAATGGTTAGCCGAAAATCGGGAAGACTTTCCTCATGTGGGGTGGTTGGAACAAGCGCATCAAGGACCGGCAACGGCGAGAAACCGAGGGATAGAAGTAGCCCAAGGGGAGATAATTATTTTTATTGATAGTGATTTAGTGGTGACTGAGAATTTCATCCAAGGTCATGCCGATGGGTTGAGGGAGGGAGAGGAGAGAATAGGAAGCGATCGCCTGTTTACTTATGGTCATGTGATTAATACCTGCAACTTTGAGAATCCTACGGCAGAACCGTATAAAATCACTGATTTTTCTGCTGCTTATTTTGCCACAGGTAACGTGGCGATCGCCCGAAAATGGTTGGAAAAAGCCGGAGGATTTGACCCATCTTTTTCCCTGTATGGGTGGGAAGACTTAGAACTGGGAGTTCGCCTAAAAAAATTAGATTTAAAACTGATAAAATGTCCTCAAGCTGCTGGATACCATTGGCATCCGCCCTTTACCTTGGATGATTTACCTCGGGCGATTAACCGAGAAATTGAACGAGGAAAAATGGGAGTAGTCTTTTACAAAAAACATCCGACTTTGGAAGTACGGATGATGATTCAGATGACGGTATTGCATCGAATTTTGTGGGGAATCTTATCCCTAGGCGGTAGATTAAATGAACGAACAATGGCAGGATTTTTACAATGGTTGATAGACCAAGGAAAATCTCAGATTGCCTTAGAAGTTGCCCGAATTTTCTTGAACTGGTACAATGTTAAAGCAGTTTATGCGGCGGCGAATGGAGAGGGGAAAGAGTAAGGGAGTGAAGAGGCGATCGCCTGTCTTCGTTTACCAAATTATTCCATTGCCTTTACCCGCTTTTTCCGCAAGAGTCCAGCGAGACCTACAACTGAGAATGCACCGAGGATGCTGGGTTCAGGAACGGATATGGGTTTTTCTTCGACTCGGGAAAAATCAACGGACCAAGAACTATAGAGATTGGTTTTTTTGTCTTCAAATTCAGTCCAAACCGCTTCTATTCTATAGCTTCCCCCGCTAAACCGAAAGTCCTCCGTGGCCCAATCTAAAATCTTACCAATTTCCTCATGATTTGCATAGTCCATCCGGAATGAAATCGGTGACAGGGCATCAGCTTGCGTGTAAACGCGATCTAGGAAAGAAAACTCTATAAAATCCACCTCATATTGTTGACGCTCATAGATCCATACGCCCCATTGTGGAACACCTTCCCCCTCATATTCATAAACGAACCTATTTTGTGTGGCCTCACCATAGCTCAACCGCCCTGTTAAGGGGGCATATCCGTCGGGACCGTAGATATTGACTGAGAAATCATAAGTAATCCGGGCGGCAGAAGCGGGATTAATGGCGATCGCGCCTAAACTGAAGACTGCCCCAGTGATAGCCAAAGTGGAACGGTTCAAAAGATTTAAAGTCATAATGTCCTCCAGGAATTAGTAAATATTGTTTTAAGAATGCAATCGGCAAAACGCTAATTTTAACCCCTGTCAAAAAAACAGCGATCGCATTCTCCTAAAAACTTATTTCTACTCAACTGATTGCGCTTTTCTGCGTTTTTTCCCCAAGAGTCCGGCGAGACCTAATACGGACAATCCACCCAGGAGGGTCGGTTCGGGAACTGAAATAGGTTCTTCTTTCACGCGGGAAAACTCGACAGGGAGACCTGTCCAATGGGGGCCTGCGGAGTAAAAGGAAGTCCACCTTTCCAAATTATACCTGTCACCCTTAAACAGGAAATCTTCCGTTGCCCAATATAAAAAACTTCCGATAGGATCATTCTCTCCCTTTAGATAGTCAATCGTCCAATAAATGGGATATATAGCATCGGATTGGGTATAGACTTTATCCAAAAAATAAAATTCTATAAAATCTACTTCATATTGTTTAACTTCAACTTCATATCGTTGAATTTCCCAGGTATGGGACCCCCAAGGTCCTATTCTTATTGGGTCTTCAAACACAGAAAAGGTATTCACTTCAGTGGCCTCATCATAGCTGAACCGCCCGGTTAAGGGGATGGGGCCATATCCACCAGGACCCTCGTAGGTGTACCCAGAGAAATCATAAGTAATGCGTGCGGCAGAAGCGGGATTAATGGCAACTGTGCCTACACTCAAGAGGGTCCCAGTCATTGCTAAAGTGGTTCGGGTGAACAGATTTAAACTCATATTATGCTCCAGGAAGTAGTAAATATTGGGTCAGGAAGGGAATCGGCAAAAAGCTAATTTAAACGGCAGTCAAAAAACAGCGATCGCCTTCCCATAAAAACTTATTTTTAATCAACCGATTGTGCTTTTCTGCGTTTTTTCCCCAAGAGTCCGGCGAGACCTAATATCGACAATCCGCCCAGGAGAGTTGGTTCGGGAACTGGAGTCGGTTGTTCTTCTACTTGGGAAAAACGAAACATCCCTTCGGAATCATAACGAGGACCATCATTTCCATGACTGTAGAATACCGTTGAACCTCGCTCTCGATCGTAGAGTCCCCGAAATGTAAAATCTTCAGTTACCCACGATAAAACTTGGATTGAGGGTCCCCAACCTTCTGGACCATCTAAAAAAGAAGCGGTGTGCCACTGAATCGGTGAGAGAGAATCGGCTTCAGTATAAACTCTATCTTGGAATACAAACTCGATAGAATCAACCTCATATTTTTGGTCAACTACCGGCCAGGGATAACCCATAACATCGGTCTGGACTACCTTAATTTCGGTTGCCTCATCATAGCTGAACCTTCCCGTTAAGGGGCCAGATAGATTAGGATCTGGGATGTCAAAGAAGAAATCATAAGTAATGCGGGCGGCAGCAGCGGGATTAATGGCGATCGCGCCTAAAGTAAAGACGGCCCCAGTGATAGCCAAAGTGGATCGCGTTAAAAGATTTATACTCATGATTTTCTCCCTAAATTTGGAAATCGGTGTTATGTCTTAAGAACCCGCAAACAAAATTATTTAAAGGCAACTCTGTCAAGGAGGGATGATTTCCGGGGTCACCCTTATCAATCAAAAGACAGCAACGGTCTGGATTGAATGACCCAGTTGCATCGTATGGGGAAATTTTAAAATTTACCGATTCATCTGCCCAGTGTTTTTACTGAACTTTACCAAAGCAACATCATTTAAAATTTCAGCTTTTTGACTCTGAATAGGCTGAAACAAAGACAGCTAGAGAAGTTTGTCTCAGTATAATTCCTGACTTGACTGTGAATTTTTGATAAAGATGGGGTTGCTAAATTGGGAGATAATCTCCTCGCTTCTTAACAGCCTTCAGTCCAAATTATTGGGGCAAAAGCTACAAATAATCTGTCTTTAGAATGATTAAAAATAAAACAAAATAAATCTTTAGATGGAGGCATTTAAAATTAACTTTTTATTCTCTCTATCTATAGATAGAGAAACAGAGAAAATCCAGGATGGGCAACAGTAACGAAGAGACCCTACGGTGACAAATAGAAGGAGACCAACCTAGGGAACTCCTGAGTGGGGGCCTCCAAACGGTGAAAACCGGGAGCAGTCAGGGCAGGAACCGGGAGACCAAGGGGGGAGAGGGCCCAGAGACAGACCCAGCAGAAGGGTAAAAATTAAAGCGTTAGAAGTAACGCAGTCGTGT includes the following:
- a CDS encoding glycoside hydrolase family 10 protein, coding for MNRNVRRFLNVALGLLMAVAWSIGFIPDMATSETPAREEIRGVWLTNVGSDVLFVPGAVHHALQELSDLNFNTVYPVVWNRGQTFYPSVASKQVTGRSQDWLLSLMRGSNDVLGEIIADGQSLGLRVVPWFEYGFMAPANSELVKRHPDWVTRHQDNSENLREEELAPIFNENPLTIQQVWLNPLHPEVQNFLLRLIVEVVANYPIDAIQFDDNFGLPVELGYDPYTIALYQAEHWGDTPPSNPYNAQWVRWRADKINDFMERIYQAVQFVNPHCSISLAANSQSFAYSYYLQDWLTWVESGWIDELFLQVYHSELSRFETELDISTVWYARNLTRVGVGILTGTMKRPISFAEIEDRVKVARDRQFAGFAFFYWESLWGKVASESPEDRRNSFQALFSEPAISPVPVRSQPKKQDNPQT
- a CDS encoding glycoside hydrolase family 10 protein; the encoded protein is MREQTWIRWAYGVILGVLISWFLFPSLSLEATQPETPASTEIRGVWLTNVASGVLFTPWGVHLAMHQLGEQNFNTLYPVVWNRGNTFYESAVAKRETGRSQAPFLRLFHLGADVLDELIQLGDRHHIRIIPWFEYGFMTPRNSNLATLHPQWLSATQQGQQTPTEIPDELNPADIPNPPASRQTWQQFLVPENVWLNPLHPGVQDFILELIVELVSHYNIDGIQLDDHFGMPVESGYDSFTVELYRQEHQGSPPPDNPYDAEWMRWRANKISTFMETLYQAIKSVNPDCIVSLSPNSQDFAYRKYLQDWGTWVERGWVDELLVQVYRNDLDVFKSELAQPAIQAAQQKIPVGIGILTGTLVRSVPMKQIQEQVKIVRDRRLNGVSFFYWETLWSYLTPESPPERRKAFRELFSQPTP
- a CDS encoding glycosyltransferase family 2 protein codes for the protein MFFSIIIPTYNRRPILEKCLRALEQQKLRTQTEISGYEVIVIDDGSTDGTLEWLAENREDFPHVGWLEQAHQGPATARNRGIEVAQGEIIIFIDSDLVVTENFIQGHADGLREGEERIGSDRLFTYGHVINTCNFENPTAEPYKITDFSAAYFATGNVAIARKWLEKAGGFDPSFSLYGWEDLELGVRLKKLDLKLIKCPQAAGYHWHPPFTLDDLPRAINREIERGKMGVVFYKKHPTLEVRMMIQMTVLHRILWGILSLGGRLNERTMAGFLQWLIDQGKSQIALEVARIFLNWYNVKAVYAAANGEGKE
- a CDS encoding PEP-CTERM sorting domain-containing protein, whose translation is MTLNLLNRSTLAITGAVFSLGAIAINPASAARITYDFSVNIYGPDGYAPLTGRLSYGEATQNRFVYEYEGEGVPQWGVWIYERQQYEVDFIEFSFLDRVYTQADALSPISFRMDYANHEEIGKILDWATEDFRFSGGSYRIEAVWTEFEDKKTNLYSSWSVDFSRVEEKPISVPEPSILGAFSVVGLAGLLRKKRVKAME
- a CDS encoding PEP-CTERM sorting domain-containing protein (PEP-CTERM proteins occur, often in large numbers, in the proteomes of bacteria that also encode an exosortase, a predicted intramembrane cysteine proteinase. The presence of a PEP-CTERM domain at a protein's C-terminus predicts cleavage within the sorting domain, followed by covalent anchoring to some some component of the (usually Gram-negative) cell surface. Many PEP-CTERM proteins exhibit an unusual sequence composition that includes large numbers of potential glycosylation sites. Expression of one such protein has been shown restore the ability of a bacterium to form floc, a type of biofilm.), with the protein product MSLNLFTRTTLAMTGTLLSVGTVAINPASAARITYDFSGYTYEGPGGYGPIPLTGRFSYDEATEVNTFSVFEDPIRIGPWGSHTWEIQRYEVEVKQYEVDFIEFYFLDKVYTQSDAIYPIYWTIDYLKGENDPIGSFLYWATEDFLFKGDRYNLERWTSFYSAGPHWTGLPVEFSRVKEEPISVPEPTLLGGLSVLGLAGLLGKKRRKAQSVE
- a CDS encoding PEP-CTERM sorting domain-containing protein (PEP-CTERM proteins occur, often in large numbers, in the proteomes of bacteria that also encode an exosortase, a predicted intramembrane cysteine proteinase. The presence of a PEP-CTERM domain at a protein's C-terminus predicts cleavage within the sorting domain, followed by covalent anchoring to some some component of the (usually Gram-negative) cell surface. Many PEP-CTERM proteins exhibit an unusual sequence composition that includes large numbers of potential glycosylation sites. Expression of one such protein has been shown restore the ability of a bacterium to form floc, a type of biofilm.); translation: MSINLLTRSTLAITGAVFTLGAIAINPAAAARITYDFFFDIPDPNLSGPLTGRFSYDEATEIKVVQTDVMGYPWPVVDQKYEVDSIEFVFQDRVYTEADSLSPIQWHTASFLDGPEGWGPSIQVLSWVTEDFTFRGLYDRERGSTVFYSHGNDGPRYDSEGMFRFSQVEEQPTPVPEPTLLGGLSILGLAGLLGKKRRKAQSVD